The Triticum aestivum cultivar Chinese Spring chromosome 5A, IWGSC CS RefSeq v2.1, whole genome shotgun sequence genomic sequence aactcgccatatcctcataagcccccaccggcctgacgtcgctcgccacgtctgccatgcccccgcccatccgcggtaggcgacgccggaggcggtcaccgcggGAACTAGTGTTCAGGttttcaccagaaggcagacggagggaggatgcattctatctgtctttagatggcaatgcggagattgaggagttgttggagcgcgaccgcatggcggaggagcaggagtttttGGAGCGCGACTGCctagcggaggagcagcgtatcgccaatttgtgccgccagcgggacatggagaagcagtgcaccgacgctctgagttgcaagcagagcgcccgcaactgggccggcTACATGGAGGCCGGAGCtcagcaaatagccctggaggctgtcgggcatgcacaCGTTTGCGACGcagatttttactaccagctcgtcaagtgggtctcccgcttggaagccgaagcttcggtggaccacgtccccatggaaagggccaacgcgcatgagcaacgcgccctatcgcacctcttgcaagtccgaggcgaggcgcacgacgccggtgccggcatttagcgtgtaccacagatggcgtccggcatcatctagttagctaagagtaaattagtacttgtacgctactagagtattagtgggagtagatagttaacttggctatgatggttctcagcgtggaagttcagtactctatatgtggatcagacctgttactttgctctgaatgttgaactttccgtctgaacgtatggaatgggctgttatttttttaaatgggttgtatttgtcctccacgggtttagaggctgacttgtgggcctagcaagttgacgcgtacacaatcaggagatgattgtacgtggagaggatgacagcagggacccgccaaggtcatggcagtacgcaagcaagtgcctccttatttcaagccaataaaaaatggctcctcctagtggatttctgacatctgggtcccatgccattgtcaacgtagtcaataaacgagagaattgcacaacgagcggctgacaccagggacccagcagctcgcccagttatttttgttttgggttaatttgataaatgccactccaaatctggtgtatccgagaaatgccactgcaatttccaaactttgaaaaatgccatttcatgccatttctagtggcatttttcgaagtctggagtggcgtttttcaaagtttgcaaactgcagtggcgtttttcaaagtttgcaaaaattgcagtggcatttttcaaagtttggaaattgtagtggcatttttatgaatcgccataattggagtggcatttatctaatttgtttttgagacggaagcagggtgtcaactgggctgtgcgggacactctggcctgtctagacagccttttcttttatgtttaccacagaccagcccagtagtttttttttctttctgaaaatggctacccagttttttgtgatttgtcaagtaagtcgctttatcagacctgttgggatgcaaatctttcaagacgagaagagcttcattcggctggccgagaaaatggcctatcagtaatgagaaatgggttgtacatttttaaaacatatcaaaccggcaattagtttcaaatatcttttttttatttcgagattttaaattgcattgatttttatgcatggacaatttattggattttatattgatatacatttatttttaaaatcagtctgaatgtgactcgaaattttggaaTTAAAAACAGTTCATACTGCACCGACATATGAAAAAttccgtataattttttaaccgtggccacaatatgggctgtaatgctaataaaaagaatatgggctccaaaaaaacgtaagaattagcaaatgggctgtaaattatttgaaatagtggcagatgggttgtatgctcttttccacagatttgaggctttccatagatggcatgtatactgttggatgtccatccaacggccgtcgtgcttcttcaatctctgctcttcctgctccagccactcaaacaagtgctgacgggactgcctgctccctcctccccgcggccggctgtgctgccgcgcaggcctcaccgccccatcgtactcccatcgctgacctagtcatccctctactcacccacacatactgttattctccagtgacgacagacgaaccagtaaaccctcgtacagtcgtactaccctccgcatgggaaacaaaaacaactgccgagtcttccctatctccgtgtcgttcccttcctaggcctcgccgtcgtccatcgccctggtgctttcggcatggcgtggtcaacgtggtcaacgaccgacatgcatctgaagtgaactgtacgtggagaggctgacagctgggtccacggccgcatgcaaggaaatgcctccttattacgcgcaaaataatgattcctccacctgacatctgggacccaccgaaagggcatctgtatttcgggaaaaaaacgttaccgccgctggcagctcggacccaccagctatatcttcgcacgcaaggaagtgcctccttattatgcacaaaaaaatgaatactcccctgctagctgggacccagtatagtgggcctactaagttgacggggacgaagggctttgtcaacttagtcaatatacatgattctagctcgactgactgtacgatgtccatccaacggccgtagtgcttcttcaacctctggtctacttgctccagccgcccaaagcaatgtcagtcgtgccgcctgctcctgcctcccgtggccggctgtgctgctgcggaggcctcaccgcccccatactactcccgccgctggccaggccatccctccactccactcacccacaccccatgttattctgcggcgacagcagcgcaaccgaaccagtaaaccctcatactcctctccgcgtgggcatccactaccgcatcttccccggctccgcgtcgtccccttcgtaggcctcaccgtcgtccaccgccgtggtgctctcggtgcggcgtggtcaatgtggtcaacgaccgaattccatcgggagaatattgtacgtggagaggctgacagctgggtccatggcagccgcaaggaagtgcctccttattacgcggaaaataattattcctccacctgacagtagggacccaccggacgcccaccagtatttcgcgaaaaaaacgtttgcccctgactgctgggacccacccgagggccatcgtattttgcaaaaaaaatgttccccctgctgtcagctcggacccaccggaagtgcctccttattacgcacaaaaaaatgaatacccccctgctacctgggacccaccttggtgggaggctgacttgtgggcctagtaagttgacggggacagagggctttgccaacttagtcaatataaacgattctagctccagtgatcatacaatgtccatccaacggccatagtgcttcttcaacctctggtcttcttgctccagccgtccaaagcagcgccggtcgtgccgcatgctcctgcctcccgtggccggacgTGCTGCCatagaggcctcactgcccccgactattcccaccgctggccaggccctgcggcaacggcagcctcacaccgcagccgaaccagtgaaccctcgtacgcctctccgcgcgggcttccactgtcgcgtcttccccggctccccgttgtccccttcctaggccttgccgtcatccaccaccctggtgctctcggcgcggcgtggtcaaggtggtcaaggaatgacttccatcggacgtggactgtacgtggagaggctgacaactgggtccacggttgcagcaaggaagtgcctccttattacacagaaaataatgattcctccacctgacagctgggacccaccagacgggccactgtatttcgtgaaaaaacgtttccccctgattgctgggacccaccagctacatcttcgcatgcaaggaagtgcgtccgggcaaaaaaaacaattcgccccctgactgctgggacccgccagctacatcttcgcaggcaaggaagtgtctgacagtcggaacccacctagttgaagcgtacgtagcgttgtcattctggtcgcgaacgtgtacatacatatatactggtggatgtagaggcgtgcacatgtcatagtagaggcgcgtacgtgtcgtagtagaggcgcgcacgtagcatgtacatgtacgtacagcggccagggtgcaagagagaaaatacggccacgtatgtgtacatgcggacggggtctcgaacgcctactcgcgcatgcgtacggctagggctcgtgtacatggttgggtcagaacggagaaacagtgtcgtcgccatgttcatggggaggcaacggaatgcgtcgtgttcatgggaggcaacggaatgcgttgtgttcatcgagaggcaacggaatgtgtgggagccaaccgactgggtcggaacggaatgtgtggtcatgttcatcgggagggcttggatagaacaggcgatagaaacgaggcctgatgtaccgcacaacggaggaaacggacctcctacatttgaaacggggtcctgttgatcgggaggggtctggcgtaccgcaaaacggaggaaacagacctcctacggttgaaacgggggtcatgttgatcgggaggggtgtcgcgtaccgcaaaacggacgaaacggacttgtgttggagcgctacggtcgaaacgggggtcctcttcattgggaggggtgtggcgtaccgcaaaacgggacttcacgggatactgttcatctccaccgtcgacctcctccagcctccacgggctactgtcgacctcctccggactccacgggctcttgttcatctagcctccaccgcgcgctactccaccggctactgttcaaccacccctccacgggcacccctccaccgtctactgttcatccagccctccacaccatggggtcctgttcaaccacccctccacgggcacccctccaccgtctactgttcatccagccctccaccacaccacggggtcctgttcatccagaggcaacgccaccgctcactgttcatccaaaccccccgccccctgcaacgcttactgttcatcccagaggcagcatcgatcggcttcagttagcagcagtagcgaaggaatcgctcgatcgggttcagttaacagccatcgatcgatcgctcgggttcagtaacgcgtagcctgcagtgcaatcgctcgggttcagttagagcccaacgcctcgctcgggttcagttagagccaacgcctcgcacacacgcgcgtacgtgtacgagagaaacgcgcatcgctcggcccccgacctcccatcgtaactgggaactccccgaaattttcctccccctcgcttctaccatggttttttccgtcatggacggcccaaagaatgtcatgcagctgcgtctccggcccgcccaggacgaaaagcccattttctgtcatgattttttgtcatagaagtaggagcccaccacatctatgatgatacaggttttgtcacaattatcgtcatagaagtgtcatatgtatgacagaaaaaaaattccgttcggcccaaaatgtcacggatgtgtcttttttttgtagtgatagcaacgagagggaagagtatcgtccatgtaccctcgtagaccgtaagcggaagcgttatgagaacgcagttgatgtaggcgaacgtcttcacgatccgactgatccaagtaccgaatgcacggcacctctgagttcagcacatgttcagcttgatgacgtcccacgaactccgatccagcagagcttcacgggagagtttcgtcagcacgatggcgtgatgacggcgaTGATGTTGCTACCGCACACGGcttgaaacaatcaacttgtgtgttctagggtgccccctgccccccgtatataaaggagtggaggagggggagggtcggccctctactatggcgccccccggggagtcctactccgaccgggagtaggattctcccccttCCACGTAGTAGGACTAGGAGAGAatgaaagggaaaagagaagagaagcgaggagggggcgcagcccctcctcctagtccaattcggactaagccttggggggcatgcagcctctcctctctctttcccctaaagcccaataaggcccatatactccccggcgaattcccgtaactccccggtactccgaaaaatacccgaatcactcggaaccttcccgatgtccgaatatagtcgtccaatatatcaatctttacgtctcaaccatttcgagactcctcgtcatgtccccgatctcatccgagactccgaactaccttcggtacatcaaaacacataaactcatattaccgatcatcaccgaacgttaagcgtgcagaccctacaggtttgagaactatgtagacatgaccgagacacgtctccggtcaataaccaatagcggaacctggatgctcatattggctcctacatattctacgaagatctttatcggtcaaaccgcataacaacatacgttgttccctttgtcatcgatatgttctttgcccgagattcgatcgtcggtatctcaatacctagctcaatctcgttaccggcaagtctctttactcgttccttcatacatcattccgcaactaactcattagttgcattgcttgcaaggcttatagtgatgtgcattaccaagagggcccagagatacctctccgacaatcggagtgacaaatcctaatctcgatctatgccaactcaacaagtaccatcggagacacatatagagcacctttataatcacccagttacgttgtgacgtttggtagcacacaaagtgttactccggtaatcgggagttgcataatctcatagtcatagtaacatgtataagtcatgaagaaagcaatagcagtaaactaaaatgaccaagtgctaagctaatggaatgggtcaagtcaatcacatcattctcctaatgatgtgatcccgtttatcaaatgacaactcatgtctatggttaggaaacataaccatctttgaccaacgagctagtcaagtagaggcatactagtgacattctgtttttctatgtattcacatatgtactaagtttccggttaatacaatcctagcatgaataataagcatttatcatgatataaggaaataaataataactttattattgtctctagggcatatttccttcactctccatATAGGCAAAATCCCATTGGGATGCCGCACCACCGGAGTGAATGTGTGCATACATGTGTGTTTTTCTTTATTGTTTACGGTGGTTCGCGAGTCGAACAACCCCTCCAAAATCATATCTCCTTCAAAGAAACTGCTAGCAACCCCACAAATTCCCACTTTAAAAACGTTTTCGATGGGTCTATTAGAAAGGCGTCGAGCAAACATTTGGCCCTAGCGTCTTCATGGGCCCCTTCTCTAATCTTCTCGTTGGAATACGCCTTACACTGGTCTCCATTCATATCACTAGTGACTACATGGGAGAGTGAAAGCTCCTTGTTATCACCGCATACCTGGGGAGGGGGCGTTAAAAATAGGGTGCCTATCATGCAAGGGCAAGTTATCAAGACAAAGGGACTGCATATGGTTATTGCATTCTTCTCTTTTCTTGCATGGTTACATATGGTCGTTGTCAACGCGCACCGAGGCGTTCATGGGGTAGAATGTAATCCTACTACATAACAAATAATATTACTAGCAAACTTAGATATTATATAGAAATGAAATCTTGATTTAAAGTATATTGCAAATGATATTGAATAGATTCGgtacaaagaaaaaaagaaatggtCAATGGAGACAACGGGTGCACGGGAGAGTAAATACATCTGACCACCAGCCATTGCTTCtcctactactcccttcgtcctgAATTAGACAATTAATTTAGGCTGAAGGTAATATTATTTGACTTATTAGTATCCATGCGCCTTATGGCACGATTTTAGCTGTGAGGTCGATAATGGTGGAACAAAATGCATGGGTGAATCTCAGTAGGTCGCCTCTGGCTTGTAGGTGGTGCCGATCTTGAAATCTGTCGGGACAACATCGTCGAAGACGTTGCGCTGGCCCTTCTGGGTCTCGTAGCGGAAGCTGTAGGGGCCCTCGAGGGACTTGTCGCTCTTGATCTCCCACGCGCCGCTGTAGCCCTTTTTCAGGGGCAGCCAGTCCTCCTTCTGCTTCAGCTCCACCTCCTTCATGCTGTCGCCATCCTTGTCGTACTTGATCTGCAGCACCAAATGCTTCGGGTCCGACCCCTTCTCCATCGTGAAGCACACCGGCGGCGGCGCGCACCACGCCACGGCCACCAgggccgccaccaccaccgctaCTAGCATCCTGCTCGATGAAGTCATCGCCGCTTGGTTGGTTGATTGATTCTTGTGTAATCGAGTATTGATCAAATGTTGTTTATGGCTCTATAATAGATGGATGGTGGGTGTGGTGTCATACCCTATTTATGGATGGTCTGGCGGTACTCTGTCTATGTCGCTCGCAGGCCCCGGGGCATAGAGAGCCCCTTATGCATGCACGGTCAAGCTTGGTCACCACCGTGGCCGATTTTCCGTCAGCCACCGGCATCAGCGGAGCATTTGTTTGTCGCATGCATGCCATGTATATATACACATAGCGACAAAAAAACATAAAAGTTGTGacgtccccgattcaatcgtacattaatcatgcacgcaaacgtgtacgatcaagatcaggaactcacgggaagatatcacaacacaactctaaaaacataaataagtcatacaagcaccaTAATACAaggcaggggcctcgagggctcgaatacaagtgctcgatcatagacgagtcagcggaagcaacaatatctgagtacagacataagttaaacaagtttgccttaagaaggatagcacaaactgggatacagatcgaaagaggcgcaggcctcctgcctgggatcctcctaaactactcctggtcaccgtcagcggcctgcacgtagtagtaggcaccctcggtgtagtaggagtcatcgtcaacggtggcgtctgactcctaggctccagcatctggttgagaaaaccgagaagaaaggaaagggaggaaagagggagaaaagcaaccgtgagtactcatccaaagtactcgcaagtaaggatctacactacatatccATGGGTATCAGTGTAAAAGGGCAATATtgatggactaaactgcagaatgctagaataagaggggggtagctagtcctatcgaagactacgcttctggcagcctccatcttgcagcatgtagaagagagtagatggtaagttcaccaagtagcatcgcatagcataagcctacccagcgatcctcccctcgtcgccctgtgtgagagcgatcaccgggttgtatctggcacttggaagggtgtgttttattaagtatccggttctagttgtcataaggtcaaggtacaactccgtcgtcctgttaccgaagatcacggctattcgaatagataaacttccctgcaggggtgcaccacattacccgacacgctcgatcccctttggccggacacactttcctgggtcatgcccgaccacAGAAGAttaacacgtcacagccccacctaggcacaacagagaggtcagcacgtcggtctaaatcctatgcgcgcaggggtctgggcccatcacccattgcacacctgcatgttgtgtgggcggccggaagcagacctagcctccctaatacaagagtagGTGTTCCAGTCAAATCCGGCGCGCGctactcagtcactgacgtcacgaaggcttcggctaataccacgacgccgattgcccatatcttgtcccacgtggcggttagtgcgcataaggtcaatgacccaactcagataaaataccaagatctcgttaagcgtgttattatgaagtaaccgcggacgccgaccagggccaggcccacctctctcctatgtggtctcaacctgccctgtcgctccgccacaaagtaacagtcgggggccgtcgagaacccaggcccacctctaccgggatggagccacctgccccttcagcccccatctccgaacaatatcataaTTAATGTAactgtataaagtatatagcatatgcccgtgatcacctcccgaagtgatcacggcctagtagtatagcatggtagacggacaagagtgtagggccactgatggaacactagcatcctatactacgcatttaggattgcaggtaagggtaacaactatagcaacagtgacaggctatgcagcagaataggattaaccgaaagcagtaacatgctacactactctaatgcaagcagtagagagaaggaataggcgatatctggtgatcaaaggggggcttgcccgGAAGCttagccgagaaggaggggtcgccaACACCGTAGACGTACTGGGTAGTAGtggcgtcggtctcatagtctaccggagagaagagggggaagaaacaataaatataatgcaaacataagcatgacgatgcatgacatgacaatgagcggtgctaggtgttcCCTAacacagtaggaggtgataccggcgaagggggaaaacatccgggaaagtattcccagtgtttcacgtttttggacagatgaaccggaggggtaaagttacgtgttcgctatgctagatatgtgtggcggatgaacgggctacgtatctggattcgtctcgttgttctgagcaactttcatgtacaaagtattttcagccgagctatggattattttatattaatttgtaAAGATTTAATTCTTTTTTTGAATTAAcggaattaattta encodes the following:
- the LOC123106254 gene encoding pollen allergen Lol p 2-A, with amino-acid sequence MTSSSRMLVAVVVAALVAVAWCAPPPVCFTMEKGSDPKHLVLQIKYDKDGDSMKEVELKQKEDWLPLKKGYSGAWEIKSDKSLEGPYSFRYETQKGQRNVFDDVVPTDFKIGTTYKPEATY